A genome region from Streptomyces pratensis includes the following:
- a CDS encoding LVIVD repeat-containing protein, whose translation MTSLHTTSVRRRRLGVAAAAAGLIATLFTAGPAAATPDPGDTATTRSGVSVSEQAEARAAIESGEIPGVDEIVHSANIEHLTNVPKDALKGTNTDLAFQGNYAYAGNYDGFRIFDIRNPKKPRTVAQVLCPGSQNDISVSGNLLFLSTDSSRSDNSCASTTQPATEKSSWEGMKVFDISDKRNPEYVAAVETACGSHTHTIIPERKDVYVYVSSYSPNETFPDCQPPHDGISVIKVPRGAPEDSRIVNFPVLFPDGGNPGAPANPGVSKTTGCHDITVLPSKDLAAGACMGDGLLFSIKDPQNPKIIDRVQDNVNFAFWHSATFNQDADKVVFTDELGGGGAATCNDEIGPNRGADGIYDITGKGDHRKLVFRSYFKIDRPQADTEVCVAHNGSIIPVKGKDLMVQAWYQGGISVWDFTNSSKPKEIAFFERGPVSTAAVTTAGPWSAYYYNGYIYSNDIAKGFDVLKLNDRRTDPAKKVRLPELNVQTQPDYFDR comes from the coding sequence GTGACCTCGTTGCACACCACCAGCGTGCGGCGGAGACGTCTGGGCGTGGCGGCAGCCGCGGCCGGGCTCATCGCCACGCTGTTCACGGCCGGACCCGCGGCCGCGACACCCGACCCGGGCGACACCGCCACCACCCGCAGCGGTGTTTCCGTGAGCGAACAGGCCGAAGCCAGGGCCGCCATCGAGAGCGGCGAGATACCCGGCGTGGACGAGATCGTCCACAGCGCGAACATCGAGCACCTGACGAACGTCCCCAAGGACGCGCTCAAGGGGACCAACACGGACCTGGCGTTCCAGGGCAACTACGCCTACGCCGGGAACTACGACGGCTTCCGGATCTTCGACATCCGCAACCCGAAGAAGCCGAGGACCGTCGCGCAGGTGCTGTGCCCCGGATCCCAGAACGACATCTCCGTCTCCGGGAACCTGCTCTTCCTGTCGACCGACTCCTCGCGCAGCGACAACTCCTGTGCCAGCACCACCCAGCCGGCCACGGAGAAGTCCTCCTGGGAGGGCATGAAGGTCTTCGACATCAGCGACAAGCGCAACCCCGAGTACGTCGCCGCTGTGGAGACCGCGTGCGGTTCGCACACCCACACGATCATTCCCGAGCGCAAGGACGTCTACGTCTACGTCTCGTCGTACTCGCCGAACGAGACGTTCCCCGACTGCCAGCCGCCGCACGACGGGATCTCCGTCATCAAGGTGCCGCGCGGCGCACCCGAGGACTCCCGGATCGTGAACTTCCCGGTCCTCTTCCCGGACGGTGGCAACCCGGGCGCGCCCGCCAATCCCGGAGTCTCGAAGACCACCGGGTGCCACGACATCACCGTACTGCCGTCCAAGGACCTGGCAGCCGGGGCGTGCATGGGTGACGGTCTGCTGTTCTCCATCAAGGACCCGCAGAACCCGAAGATCATCGACCGGGTCCAGGACAACGTGAACTTCGCGTTCTGGCACTCCGCGACCTTCAACCAGGACGCCGACAAGGTCGTGTTCACCGATGAGCTCGGCGGCGGTGGCGCGGCCACCTGCAACGACGAGATCGGCCCGAACCGCGGCGCGGACGGCATCTACGACATCACGGGCAAGGGTGACCACCGCAAGCTGGTCTTCCGCAGCTACTTCAAGATCGACCGCCCGCAGGCCGACACCGAGGTCTGCGTCGCCCACAACGGCTCGATCATCCCGGTCAAGGGCAAGGACCTGATGGTCCAGGCCTGGTACCAGGGCGGGATCTCCGTGTGGGACTTCACCAACTCCTCGAAGCCGAAGGAGATCGCGTTCTTCGAACGCGGCCCGGTCTCCACGGCCGCCGTCACCACGGCCGGCCCGTGGTCGGCGTACTACTACAACGGCTACATCTACTCCAACGACATCGCCAAGGGCTTCGACGTCCTGAAGCTCAACGACCGTCGGACGGACCCGGCGAAGAAGGTGCGGCTGCCGGAGCTCAACGTGCAGACGCAGCCGGACTACTTCGACCGCTGA
- a CDS encoding DUF305 domain-containing protein gives MPRRTAHVRAAALAATLVAAVLALGGCDDGSGDGGAKAGADKGPSVIAPGKPGEPARTLSAEEAAKAAPDDTPNSADFRYTRMMIEHHEQALVLTALVPGRAASTSVERLAERISAAQKPEIGAMEGWLKNNGGDDREETHDHSAMPGMATDKQIAQLRASKGKAFDQLFLELMITHHQGAVTMATEALADGNNVLVEEMANDVVAQQTVEIDRMRGLMT, from the coding sequence ATGCCCCGTCGGACCGCACACGTGCGGGCAGCCGCCCTGGCGGCGACGCTCGTGGCTGCCGTTCTCGCGCTGGGAGGCTGCGACGACGGCAGCGGCGACGGCGGGGCGAAGGCCGGGGCGGACAAGGGCCCTTCGGTCATCGCTCCCGGGAAGCCCGGCGAGCCGGCCAGGACGCTGTCGGCCGAGGAAGCGGCGAAGGCCGCTCCTGACGACACCCCCAACTCGGCGGACTTCCGCTACACCCGCATGATGATCGAGCATCACGAACAAGCCCTCGTGCTGACCGCTCTCGTTCCCGGACGTGCGGCCTCCACATCCGTCGAGCGGCTCGCGGAGCGGATATCGGCAGCGCAGAAGCCGGAGATCGGCGCCATGGAGGGCTGGCTGAAGAACAACGGTGGGGACGATCGCGAGGAGACCCACGACCACTCCGCGATGCCCGGCATGGCGACCGACAAGCAGATCGCACAGCTGCGCGCCTCGAAGGGCAAGGCCTTCGACCAGCTGTTCCTGGAACTGATGATCACCCACCATCAGGGTGCGGTCACGATGGCGACCGAGGCTCTCGCGGACGGCAACAACGTGCTGGTGGAGGAGATGGCCAATGACGTGGTCGCCCAGCAGACCGTGGAGATCGACCGGATGCGCGGGCTGATGACCTGA
- a CDS encoding FAD-dependent oxidoreductase, with the protein MLRVAVVGSGPSGVYTAQALLQQSRVPDVRVDVLDRLPTPYGLVRYGVAPDHEKIKSLQSSLRAVLEDDRVTFVGHAEVGGAGGVSPARLKELYHAVVYCVGAASDRPLGIPGEGLPGSFSATEFVSWYSAHPDASADGFPLLTPSALVIGVGNVAVDVARILARGAGELRGTDVPRAALEALGTSRVREVHIVGRRGPSQARFTTKELRELGALPRARIVVDGAELALDPAYAAAEGAGTSLPAVVRRNLDVLRGWAADPRGAAPDRERRIRLRFFLRPVELLERDGRVGGVRFARTAPDGAGGVRDTGAYEDIEAQLVLRAVGYRGTPLPGLPFDPVLGVVPHVAGRVIRDGAASPGEYVAGWIKRGPTGVIGSNRSCAKETAASLIDDAPLLVGREVTGDPLGALRDQGMRPVEWDGWLSIERAESALGRSLGRDRVKIPDWSGLLDAAGAGPGGAPRGRQP; encoded by the coding sequence GTGCTCCGAGTCGCCGTCGTCGGTTCGGGACCCAGCGGGGTCTACACGGCCCAGGCCCTGTTGCAGCAGTCACGGGTACCGGATGTGCGGGTGGACGTCCTGGACCGGCTGCCGACGCCGTACGGGCTCGTCCGCTACGGCGTGGCACCGGACCACGAGAAGATCAAATCGCTGCAGAGCAGTCTCCGGGCGGTCCTGGAGGACGACCGGGTCACCTTCGTCGGACATGCCGAGGTGGGCGGCGCGGGCGGGGTGTCGCCCGCTCGGCTGAAGGAGCTGTACCACGCGGTGGTCTACTGCGTCGGCGCGGCGTCCGACCGGCCCCTCGGCATTCCCGGCGAGGGGCTGCCGGGGAGCTTCTCCGCCACCGAATTCGTCTCCTGGTACAGCGCCCACCCGGACGCGTCCGCCGACGGCTTCCCGCTCCTGACGCCTTCGGCCCTGGTGATCGGGGTCGGCAACGTGGCGGTCGACGTGGCCCGGATCCTCGCCCGGGGCGCAGGCGAGCTACGGGGAACGGACGTGCCCCGGGCAGCGCTCGAGGCGCTCGGGACGAGCCGCGTGCGTGAGGTGCACATCGTCGGCAGGCGGGGCCCATCGCAGGCCAGGTTCACCACCAAGGAGCTACGGGAGCTCGGCGCGCTCCCCCGGGCACGCATCGTCGTCGACGGGGCGGAGCTCGCGCTCGATCCGGCGTACGCGGCTGCGGAGGGCGCGGGGACATCACTGCCCGCGGTGGTCCGGCGGAATCTGGACGTGCTGCGGGGGTGGGCGGCTGATCCGCGGGGCGCGGCACCCGACCGGGAACGCCGCATCCGGCTGCGGTTCTTCCTGCGCCCGGTCGAACTGCTGGAGCGTGACGGGCGGGTCGGCGGGGTGCGGTTCGCGCGGACGGCCCCGGACGGCGCCGGAGGTGTACGGGACACCGGGGCGTACGAGGACATCGAGGCACAGCTCGTGCTGCGGGCCGTGGGGTACCGGGGAACCCCTCTGCCCGGCCTGCCCTTCGATCCGGTCCTCGGGGTCGTGCCGCACGTGGCGGGCCGGGTGATCAGGGACGGGGCGGCGTCGCCCGGGGAGTACGTCGCGGGATGGATCAAGCGCGGTCCGACCGGCGTGATCGGTTCGAACAGGTCGTGCGCCAAGGAGACGGCCGCCTCGCTGATCGATGACGCGCCGCTGCTCGTCGGGCGGGAGGTGACCGGCGATCCGCTCGGTGCTCTGCGGGATCAGGGCATGCGGCCGGTGGAATGGGACGGCTGGCTGTCCATCGAACGCGCGGAGTCCGCACTGGGCCGCTCGCTCGGACGGGACAGGGTCAAGATCCCCGACTGGTCCGGGCTGCTGGACGCTGCCGGGGCGGGTCCCGGTGGCGCGCCGAGGGGACGTCAGCCCTGA
- a CDS encoding ArsR/SmtB family transcription factor, whose translation MTTTAARVLAHPSRDEIRIEGVLHALSDPIRLRIVRQLAGATDEQACSHFDLPVSKSTTTHHFRVLRENGVINQFYRGTAKLSCVRTEDLDALFPGLLDSVLGGADRQAERLGQG comes from the coding sequence GTGACGACGACCGCCGCCCGCGTGCTCGCCCACCCCTCGCGCGACGAGATCCGCATCGAGGGCGTGCTCCACGCGCTCTCCGACCCGATCAGGCTCAGGATCGTGCGGCAACTGGCCGGTGCGACGGACGAGCAGGCCTGTTCCCACTTCGATCTCCCCGTGTCCAAGTCCACCACCACGCACCACTTCAGGGTGCTCCGCGAGAACGGCGTGATCAACCAGTTCTACCGAGGCACGGCCAAGCTGAGCTGTGTACGGACGGAGGACCTGGACGCCCTCTTCCCCGGTCTGCTCGACAGCGTCCTCGGCGGAGCGGACCGGCAGGCCGAGCGCCTCGGTCAGGGCTGA
- a CDS encoding class I SAM-dependent methyltransferase, translated as MFTPQGPTLRELAVQALSSTMRGYDLLAPKFDLTPYRTPDRVLAAVADAVRPLGPFGSGLDVCCGTGAGAEVLRGLCRERVTGVDFSAGMLDVARAAHTGDGTGPAMDWVRADALALPFAQAFDLALSFGAFGHFLPEERPVLFGQVHAALRPGGLFAFPVGAPPAVGSGAYWSLMGFDLAMRARNALWRPPFVMYYRTFPLAGVVDDLVVTGFTVRLLPLEEFGRRPDGSPRVRLVVAARG; from the coding sequence ATGTTCACTCCCCAGGGCCCCACGCTGCGCGAACTGGCTGTCCAGGCGCTCTCCTCGACGATGCGGGGATACGACCTGCTCGCCCCGAAGTTCGACCTGACGCCCTACCGGACCCCGGACCGGGTGCTCGCCGCCGTCGCCGACGCGGTGCGGCCGCTCGGGCCGTTCGGCAGTGGCCTCGATGTCTGTTGCGGCACCGGGGCGGGTGCCGAGGTGCTGCGCGGACTGTGCCGGGAGCGGGTCACCGGCGTCGACTTCAGTGCCGGCATGCTCGACGTCGCCCGTGCCGCGCACACCGGGGACGGCACCGGCCCGGCAATGGACTGGGTCCGGGCCGACGCCCTGGCTCTGCCGTTCGCGCAGGCCTTCGACCTGGCCCTGAGCTTCGGGGCGTTCGGCCATTTCCTGCCGGAGGAGCGTCCCGTCCTGTTCGGCCAGGTGCACGCGGCGCTGCGGCCGGGCGGCCTGTTCGCCTTCCCGGTGGGCGCGCCGCCCGCCGTGGGCTCCGGGGCCTACTGGTCCCTGATGGGATTCGACCTGGCCATGCGGGCGCGCAACGCGCTGTGGCGCCCGCCCTTCGTCATGTACTACCGCACGTTCCCGCTCGCCGGTGTGGTGGACGACCTCGTGGTCACCGGATTCACGGTGCGGCTGCTGCCTCTTGAGGAATTCGGCCGACGGCCGGACGGCAGCCCCCGCGTCCGGCTCGTGGTGGCGGCCCGTGGGTAA
- a CDS encoding NADH:flavin oxidoreductase/NADH oxidase produces MSALFEPYALRSLTIPNRIWMAPMCQYSAEASGPDAGVANDWHFTHYGARAAGGTGLVLVEATAVSPEGRISAADLGIWNDRQVDAFRRITAFLDGQGTVPGIQLAHAGRKASTGRPWLGGGPVEIGDPEGWQPVAPSPLAYDDGHNVPAELSTEDIQQVVGQFADAARRALDAGFRVAEIHGAHGYLIGEFLSPHSNHRTDAYGGSFENRTRFALEVVDAVRAVWPEDLPLFFRISATDWLTENEDDPREGWTADDTVRFARALLAHGVDLLDVSTGGLAPKASIPVEPGYQVPFAERVRNETGLPVAAVGLITDPVQAEKILADGSADAVLLGRELLRDPYFARNAARALGGDVQAPEQYDYAV; encoded by the coding sequence GTGAGTGCACTGTTCGAGCCCTACGCCCTGCGGTCGCTGACCATTCCCAACCGCATCTGGATGGCACCGATGTGCCAGTACAGCGCTGAAGCGTCCGGCCCCGACGCGGGAGTGGCCAACGACTGGCACTTCACCCACTACGGTGCACGCGCGGCAGGCGGAACCGGTCTCGTGCTCGTCGAGGCCACCGCCGTCAGTCCTGAGGGCCGGATCAGCGCCGCGGACCTCGGAATATGGAACGACCGCCAGGTGGACGCGTTCCGCCGCATCACCGCCTTCCTCGACGGCCAGGGAACCGTTCCGGGAATCCAGCTCGCGCACGCCGGGCGGAAGGCGTCGACCGGCCGCCCCTGGCTGGGTGGCGGTCCCGTCGAAATCGGAGACCCCGAGGGCTGGCAGCCCGTCGCCCCGAGCCCCCTCGCCTACGACGACGGCCACAACGTGCCCGCCGAGCTCAGCACCGAGGACATCCAGCAGGTCGTGGGGCAGTTCGCCGACGCCGCCCGCCGGGCGCTCGACGCGGGCTTCCGGGTCGCGGAGATCCACGGGGCGCACGGCTACCTGATCGGTGAGTTCCTGTCCCCGCACAGCAACCACCGCACCGACGCGTACGGCGGCTCCTTCGAGAACCGCACCCGCTTCGCACTGGAGGTCGTGGACGCCGTGCGCGCCGTGTGGCCCGAGGACCTCCCGCTGTTCTTCCGCATCTCCGCCACCGACTGGCTGACCGAGAACGAGGACGACCCGCGCGAGGGCTGGACCGCCGACGACACCGTCCGCTTCGCACGTGCGCTGCTCGCACACGGCGTCGACCTGCTGGACGTCTCGACCGGAGGCCTGGCGCCCAAGGCGTCGATCCCCGTGGAGCCCGGCTACCAGGTGCCGTTCGCCGAGCGGGTGCGCAACGAGACCGGCCTGCCGGTGGCCGCCGTGGGGCTGATCACCGACCCCGTGCAGGCGGAGAAGATCCTCGCCGACGGCAGCGCCGACGCCGTCCTGCTCGGCCGCGAACTGCTGCGTGACCCCTACTTCGCCCGTAACGCCGCACGCGCACTCGGCGGCGACGTCCAGGCGCCCGAACAGTACGACTACGCGGTGTGA
- a CDS encoding glycosyl hydrolase 115 family protein, with protein sequence MDKPTSRRSVLGAGLGFTALAATPLGSLMGLSGEAVATQPGPGHSPAVRPTDPGAYISCTPSSGAFPLVRAGRAAPIMVSDQDYDGVVRVAGDLRDDIERVTGVLPALSRDPVPPGREIVLVGTIGRSPLIDGLIAAGKLRVSGVRGKWETSLQTVVEKPLPGVDRAFVIAGSDQRGTIFGAYDVSRGIGVSPWYWWDDVVPVHRDALYVLPGLHSQGTPAVKYRGFFINDENPALGTWAPAFFGPGKAPGFEGGFNAAFHAKIFEVMLRLKANYLWPAVWGRAFAEDDPDNHATAKAYGVVMGTSHEAPMMRGIEEWNRHAVAAVRDSAGNITKPGHDPYGGTGEWSFRRNAEAIKAYWRQGIRRMADEDFEGVVTLGMRGNGDVSLPDGDGIELMTEIIATQREILAEELGAADGVPQVWTLYKEVQHYWDRGLRVPDDITVVLTDDNWANVRKLPDLKNDARGGGYGLYYHFDYVGVGRNYKWVDTASLPNLWDQLHQSAAYGNHGLWVTNVGDLKGNELPTQFFLEYAWDPDRWPLDALPEWEERYAAQNFGERQSEGIAGILRTYARLQSRRKPELLNRRITLDPAKDPAKDSSAVVYDDRATPFSIVDYRELERVTEDWRRLDTAAERVRRSLPASAQDAWYELVGYAVRATANLYALREAEFTNLHYAPQGRALTNQLAATAEAGLAEDFALARRFDTEVADGKWEGFQTQPHIGYGDVDRYGPNAPWQQPELNNVAIADEIFPAVRRIELPHKAEMGVAVDGSSGWWPASGDGGEAVLPVFSPYQSQPAQYVEVFNRGTEPFGFRIRTGAPWLTADRTRGLVEAQTRVTFRVDWSRAPKGITRVPVTVSGPGGAEVVVTAVVDRPRLERAQLRGFVEANGYVSIEADHYHRAVGRDGISWRRIPDIGRTGSGMEPFPVTAARQTPGGRGPRLEYRLSLFTTGPVTVWAYLSPRNNALATDGLTYAVSFDDDAPRSVNITEVTGSDDGTMNTQWARNTSDNVNRTGTVHRIDRAGTHVLRFWMVDPTVVLQNLVVDTGGLKPSYLGPPESLRLS encoded by the coding sequence ATGGACAAGCCCACCAGCCGCAGATCGGTCCTCGGGGCCGGTCTCGGGTTCACCGCGCTGGCGGCGACGCCGCTCGGATCGCTGATGGGGCTGAGCGGTGAGGCCGTGGCCACGCAGCCCGGGCCGGGGCACTCACCGGCCGTCCGCCCCACCGACCCCGGCGCGTACATCTCCTGCACGCCCAGCTCCGGTGCCTTCCCACTGGTCAGGGCCGGCCGGGCGGCTCCGATCATGGTCAGCGACCAGGACTACGACGGCGTCGTCCGGGTGGCGGGTGACCTCCGGGACGACATCGAGCGCGTCACCGGCGTCCTCCCCGCGCTCTCCCGGGACCCGGTGCCGCCCGGCCGCGAGATCGTCCTCGTCGGCACCATCGGCCGCAGCCCGTTGATCGACGGCCTGATCGCCGCCGGGAAGCTGCGGGTCTCCGGGGTGCGGGGCAAGTGGGAGACCAGCCTGCAGACAGTGGTGGAGAAGCCGCTGCCCGGAGTGGACCGGGCGTTCGTCATCGCCGGCAGCGACCAGCGGGGCACGATCTTCGGTGCGTACGACGTCTCCCGGGGCATCGGGGTGTCGCCCTGGTACTGGTGGGACGACGTCGTCCCCGTCCACCGTGACGCGCTGTACGTCCTGCCCGGCCTGCACAGTCAGGGCACCCCCGCCGTGAAGTACCGAGGGTTCTTCATCAACGACGAGAACCCGGCACTCGGCACCTGGGCGCCCGCGTTCTTCGGGCCGGGCAAGGCACCCGGTTTCGAGGGCGGGTTCAACGCCGCCTTCCACGCCAAGATCTTCGAGGTGATGCTGCGCCTGAAGGCCAACTACCTCTGGCCGGCGGTCTGGGGACGGGCGTTCGCCGAGGACGACCCGGACAACCACGCCACCGCGAAGGCCTACGGCGTGGTCATGGGCACCTCGCACGAGGCGCCCATGATGCGCGGCATCGAGGAGTGGAACAGGCACGCCGTCGCCGCGGTGCGCGACAGCGCGGGAAACATCACCAAGCCGGGCCACGACCCCTACGGCGGTACCGGGGAGTGGTCCTTCCGCCGCAACGCCGAAGCCATCAAGGCATATTGGCGGCAGGGTATCCGCCGTATGGCGGACGAGGACTTCGAGGGCGTGGTCACCCTCGGCATGCGCGGCAACGGCGACGTCAGCCTGCCGGACGGCGACGGCATCGAGCTGATGACCGAGATCATCGCCACCCAGCGCGAGATCCTCGCCGAGGAACTCGGCGCGGCGGACGGCGTCCCCCAGGTGTGGACCCTCTACAAGGAGGTCCAGCACTACTGGGACCGCGGACTACGCGTGCCGGACGACATCACCGTCGTCCTCACCGACGACAACTGGGCCAACGTCCGCAAGCTGCCCGACCTGAAGAACGACGCCCGCGGCGGCGGTTACGGCCTCTACTACCACTTCGACTACGTCGGGGTGGGGCGCAACTACAAGTGGGTCGACACCGCCTCGCTCCCCAACTTGTGGGACCAGCTCCACCAGAGCGCGGCCTACGGCAACCACGGCCTCTGGGTCACCAACGTGGGTGACCTCAAGGGCAACGAACTGCCCACCCAGTTCTTCCTGGAGTACGCCTGGGACCCCGACCGCTGGCCCCTGGACGCACTCCCGGAGTGGGAGGAGCGTTACGCCGCGCAGAATTTCGGCGAGCGGCAGTCCGAGGGGATCGCCGGGATCCTGCGCACGTACGCCCGGCTGCAGTCCCGCCGCAAGCCCGAGCTGCTCAACCGGCGGATCACCCTCGACCCGGCCAAGGACCCGGCGAAGGACTCCTCCGCCGTCGTCTACGACGACCGCGCCACGCCCTTCAGCATCGTGGACTACCGCGAGCTGGAACGGGTCACCGAGGACTGGCGGCGCTTGGACACCGCCGCGGAACGCGTCCGCCGGAGCCTGCCCGCGTCCGCCCAGGACGCCTGGTACGAGCTCGTCGGATACGCGGTCCGGGCCACCGCGAACCTGTACGCCCTGCGGGAGGCCGAATTCACCAACCTGCACTACGCACCCCAGGGCCGCGCCCTGACCAACCAGCTGGCCGCCACCGCCGAGGCGGGGCTGGCCGAGGACTTCGCCCTGGCGCGGCGTTTCGACACCGAGGTGGCCGACGGCAAGTGGGAGGGCTTCCAGACGCAGCCGCACATCGGGTACGGCGACGTGGACCGGTACGGGCCCAACGCCCCCTGGCAGCAGCCCGAGCTGAACAACGTGGCGATCGCGGACGAGATCTTCCCCGCCGTGCGGCGCATCGAGCTCCCGCACAAGGCGGAGATGGGCGTGGCCGTCGACGGCTCGTCCGGCTGGTGGCCGGCGTCCGGAGACGGCGGCGAGGCGGTCCTGCCGGTCTTCAGCCCGTACCAGAGCCAGCCCGCGCAGTACGTCGAGGTGTTCAACCGTGGCACCGAACCCTTCGGCTTCCGCATCCGCACAGGCGCCCCCTGGCTGACGGCCGACCGGACCCGTGGCCTGGTGGAGGCCCAGACCCGGGTCACCTTCCGCGTCGACTGGTCGCGCGCGCCGAAGGGGATCACGAGGGTCCCCGTCACCGTCTCCGGTCCCGGCGGCGCCGAGGTCGTGGTCACAGCCGTGGTCGACCGGCCGCGCCTGGAGCGCGCACAGCTCAGGGGCTTCGTCGAGGCCAACGGATACGTCTCCATCGAGGCCGACCACTATCACCGGGCCGTCGGTCGCGACGGCATCTCCTGGCGGCGCATCCCGGACATCGGCCGCACCGGATCGGGCATGGAGCCCTTCCCTGTCACCGCAGCGCGGCAGACCCCGGGTGGCCGTGGGCCCAGGCTGGAATACCGGCTCAGTCTGTTCACCACCGGGCCGGTCACCGTCTGGGCGTACCTGTCGCCCCGCAACAACGCCTTGGCGACCGACGGGCTGACCTATGCCGTCTCCTTCGACGACGACGCACCGCGCTCCGTCAACATCACCGAGGTCACCGGGTCCGACGACGGCACCATGAACACCCAGTGGGCCCGCAACACCTCGGACAACGTCAACCGCACCGGCACCGTGCATCGGATCGACCGTGCGGGCACGCACGTACTCCGATTCTGGATGGTCGACCCGACCGTGGTACTCCAGAACCTCGTGGTGGACACCGGCGGCCTCAAGCCCAGCTATCTGGGCCCGCCGGAGAGTCTCCGGCTGAGCTGA
- a CDS encoding endo-1,4-beta-xylanase, whose protein sequence is MLKANRSVAVGSAAAVLLVSAFTLSSASAATDDTGRQGGKGHSAAPQTLGALGLKAGLRVGTAVNTSALAEDAPYRAEVAGEFSSVTAENVMKWEAVEPQRGTYDWAAADGLVDFAKKNRQLVRGHTLVWHSQLPAWLNNGDFTPDELREILHQHVTDQVTHFKGKIWQWDVVNEAFNDDGTLRDSIWLRELGPGYIADAFRWAHEADPKARLFINDYNIEGVNAKSTALYDLVTQLRKQRVPVHGVGIQGHLGVQYSAPHDIADNMLRFDRLGLETAITEADVRMPMPADSTKLEAQAEGYGVLLRGCLLTPGCNDFTVWGFTDTYSWVPDTFPGQGAANILDENYAPKPAYSTLRQTLALAAGRR, encoded by the coding sequence ATGCTCAAGGCAAACCGATCGGTCGCGGTCGGTTCCGCGGCCGCCGTTCTCCTGGTCTCCGCGTTCACCCTCTCCAGCGCTTCCGCCGCCACCGACGACACCGGCCGACAAGGAGGGAAGGGGCACAGCGCGGCCCCGCAGACCCTCGGCGCCCTCGGCCTGAAAGCGGGACTGCGCGTCGGCACGGCCGTCAACACGTCGGCGCTGGCCGAGGACGCGCCCTACCGGGCCGAGGTCGCGGGCGAGTTCTCCTCCGTCACCGCGGAGAACGTCATGAAGTGGGAAGCGGTCGAGCCGCAGCGGGGGACGTACGACTGGGCCGCCGCCGACGGGCTCGTGGACTTCGCGAAGAAGAACAGGCAACTGGTGCGCGGCCACACGCTCGTCTGGCACAGCCAGCTGCCCGCCTGGCTGAACAACGGCGACTTCACCCCCGACGAGCTGCGGGAGATCCTGCACCAGCACGTCACCGACCAGGTCACGCACTTCAAGGGCAAGATCTGGCAGTGGGACGTCGTCAACGAGGCCTTCAACGACGACGGCACGTTGCGGGACAGCATCTGGCTCCGCGAGCTCGGCCCCGGCTACATCGCGGACGCCTTCCGCTGGGCCCATGAAGCGGATCCCAAGGCGCGGCTGTTCATCAACGACTACAACATCGAGGGAGTCAACGCGAAGAGCACAGCCCTCTACGACCTGGTCACCCAGCTGCGAAAGCAGCGTGTTCCGGTCCACGGCGTCGGAATCCAGGGCCACCTGGGCGTCCAGTACAGCGCGCCGCACGACATCGCCGACAACATGCTGCGCTTCGACCGCCTCGGCCTCGAGACCGCGATCACCGAGGCCGACGTCCGGATGCCCATGCCGGCCGACAGCACGAAGCTCGAGGCCCAGGCGGAGGGATACGGGGTCCTGCTGCGCGGCTGCCTCCTCACCCCGGGCTGCAACGACTTCACCGTCTGGGGATTCACCGACACCTACTCCTGGGTGCCGGACACCTTCCCAGGCCAGGGCGCGGCCAACATCCTCGACGAGAACTACGCCCCCAAGCCCGCCTACAGCACCCTGCGTCAGACGCTGGCGCTCGCCGCGGGCAGGCGCTGA